A genome region from Arthrobacter sp. SLBN-100 includes the following:
- a CDS encoding plasmid pRiA4b ORF-3 family protein encodes MKVSIAGSEPAIWRLLEIDPSLTMDRVHEILQTAVGWRDSHLHSFTDIDPYVRLRAVNGIVREPRRWVPLDLMEDSDDDLPETDWTLGQILTPESGPLFYEYDFGDGWIHRLELTGSLPAPANTPRARLLDGARRAPLEDSGGIGGYHDLLDALADPGHEDHKDLKAWVALTAGPWQEFDPEQLDINTVNNELDLLFPAPSANEHGPGSESLTQELTNRMPPGLRREFRSYLHAAGLDGPATVEADVAETMTAPYLWLTRRIGPDGLSLTAAGWLPPTVVREAMTELGWAKDWIGKANREDQTLPVLQLRESAQRLGLIRKIKGKLVLTSAAKRLLDDPKGLWLFLARSIAHRHRHDSERDATLLLLLEVAAGKRTSWAHYLEAVAFGLGALGWSTRTGAELEPNTVQALLVDAHEVLLNLGIFNDRFGLKANTVKAPGQAFARAALHS; translated from the coding sequence ATGAAAGTCTCCATCGCGGGCAGCGAGCCAGCCATCTGGCGGCTCCTTGAGATCGACCCTTCCCTAACCATGGACAGGGTGCATGAGATCCTGCAAACGGCCGTTGGCTGGCGGGATTCACACCTGCATTCCTTCACGGACATCGATCCCTATGTCCGTCTGCGTGCCGTCAACGGAATCGTGCGCGAACCGCGGCGCTGGGTCCCCCTGGACCTGATGGAAGACTCTGACGATGACCTCCCGGAGACGGACTGGACCCTGGGCCAGATCTTAACCCCGGAGTCCGGTCCCCTGTTCTACGAATACGATTTCGGAGACGGCTGGATCCACCGCCTCGAACTCACCGGAAGCCTCCCCGCCCCGGCCAACACCCCAAGGGCACGGCTCCTGGACGGGGCGAGGCGGGCGCCGCTGGAAGATTCCGGCGGCATCGGTGGCTACCATGACCTCCTCGACGCCCTCGCGGACCCCGGCCACGAAGACCACAAAGACCTGAAGGCATGGGTCGCCTTGACAGCCGGGCCATGGCAGGAATTCGACCCGGAACAACTGGACATTAATACCGTGAACAACGAGCTCGACCTGCTGTTCCCTGCTCCCTCTGCCAACGAACATGGCCCCGGAAGCGAGTCACTGACCCAGGAACTCACGAACCGGATGCCTCCCGGCCTGCGACGCGAATTCCGTTCATACCTGCACGCCGCCGGCCTCGACGGCCCCGCAACGGTCGAAGCAGACGTCGCCGAGACGATGACCGCCCCCTATCTCTGGCTCACCCGCCGCATCGGGCCTGACGGTCTATCCCTCACCGCTGCCGGCTGGCTACCGCCGACCGTGGTCCGCGAGGCAATGACCGAGCTCGGCTGGGCCAAGGACTGGATCGGCAAAGCCAACCGCGAGGACCAGACCCTGCCCGTCCTTCAGCTGCGCGAAAGCGCTCAACGACTCGGCCTGATCCGCAAAATCAAAGGCAAACTCGTCCTCACATCCGCCGCCAAACGGCTGCTCGATGATCCCAAAGGCCTGTGGCTCTTCCTCGCACGATCCATCGCCCACCGGCACCGCCATGACTCCGAGCGCGACGCGACGCTGTTACTCCTGCTCGAAGTCGCGGCAGGGAAACGAACCAGCTGGGCCCACTACCTTGAAGCCGTCGCCTTCGGCCTCGGAGCACTCGGCTGGAGCACCCGCACCGGAGCCGAACTGGAACCGAACACCGTCCAAGCACTCCTCGTCGATGCCCACGAGGTCCTGCTGAACCTCGGCATCTTCAACGACCGCTTCGGGCTCAAAGCAAACACCGTCAAGGCGCCAGGGCAAGCCTTCGCCCGCGCAGCGCTTCATTCATAA
- a CDS encoding FAD-dependent monooxygenase, with amino-acid sequence MSVPSALIAGASIAGPALAYWLNRSGWRTTVVERAPALRTGGQNVDLKGAGLQVIRRMGLEERVRAVQPGELGVEFIGSRGQVLARFPAATRAV; translated from the coding sequence ATGTCAGTTCCTTCCGCCCTGATCGCAGGCGCGAGCATCGCGGGCCCGGCTCTGGCGTATTGGCTTAACCGCTCCGGCTGGCGCACGACGGTGGTGGAGCGGGCGCCGGCTTTGCGCACGGGCGGGCAGAATGTTGACCTCAAGGGAGCAGGGCTGCAGGTCATCCGCCGGATGGGGCTTGAGGAACGGGTCCGAGCCGTGCAGCCCGGCGAGTTGGGCGTGGAGTTCATCGGCTCGCGCGGCCAGGTGCTTGCCCGTTTTCCCGCGGCGACCCGAGCGGTATGA
- a CDS encoding LacI family DNA-binding transcriptional regulator, whose product MSISTVSHVLNGTRHVNDETRQRVLKAIEETSYRQDALARAMRRSRTDSIGLIVSDGGEPAFAEMIRGVEETAANQGITLLLANSAEDPEREARAVQALLERRVDGLILARAAGSGPEALTDFADQDTPLVLMDRLSDDPFDQVGVENRAPIKELVEHLASQGHQRILLIAGDTRVATLRERHDAFQEAMARAGIPVTDQLTVIAGEPEETDTGISKALSAAQPPTAAIACSTVLAAAALRHIQQRALRMPEDIAFATFDGFAYADLFEPQLTTVRQPAFQVGATAAKLLAKRIADKSVQPTTVRLAPTIEYRASSSAGPRS is encoded by the coding sequence GTGTCCATCTCGACAGTCTCACACGTCCTGAACGGCACCCGGCACGTCAACGATGAGACGCGTCAAAGAGTACTGAAGGCCATCGAGGAAACCTCCTATCGCCAGGATGCCCTGGCCCGGGCTATGCGCCGGTCCCGGACGGACAGCATCGGACTGATCGTTTCCGACGGCGGCGAGCCGGCCTTCGCGGAGATGATCCGCGGTGTGGAAGAAACTGCCGCCAACCAGGGAATCACCCTGCTGCTGGCCAATTCCGCGGAGGACCCGGAACGTGAGGCTCGCGCCGTCCAGGCCCTCCTGGAGCGCAGGGTGGACGGCCTCATCCTGGCCCGCGCCGCGGGCTCCGGCCCGGAGGCCTTGACGGACTTCGCCGACCAGGACACTCCGCTAGTGCTGATGGACCGGCTATCCGATGACCCGTTCGACCAAGTGGGGGTGGAAAACCGTGCGCCCATCAAGGAACTGGTGGAGCACTTGGCGTCCCAGGGGCATCAGCGGATTCTGTTGATTGCCGGGGATACAAGGGTTGCCACTCTCCGGGAACGGCACGACGCCTTCCAGGAGGCGATGGCGAGGGCAGGCATCCCGGTGACGGACCAGCTGACCGTTATCGCCGGGGAGCCCGAGGAAACCGACACCGGAATCTCGAAGGCGCTGTCGGCAGCGCAGCCCCCTACCGCCGCCATAGCCTGCAGTACTGTGCTGGCCGCGGCAGCACTTCGCCACATCCAGCAGCGGGCCTTGCGGATGCCAGAAGACATCGCCTTCGCCACTTTCGACGGCTTCGCCTATGCAGACCTGTTTGAGCCCCAGCTCACCACCGTCCGCCAACCCGCCTTCCAAGTCGGCGCAACAGCAGCCAAGCTGCTGGCCAAGAGGATCGCCGACAAATCTGTTCAGCCGACCACTGTAAGACTGGCACCCACCATCGAATACCGCGCCTCCTCCTCCGCAGGACCACGCTCCTAG
- a CDS encoding LacI family DNA-binding transcriptional regulator, translating to MATIVDVASLAGVSTSTVSHVLNETRHVEPETKERVMSAVQATGYRRDVLARSMRRARTDSVGLVVSDAGEPAFADMVHGVEEAAAQNGLSLLLANSAEDPARERAAVETLLDRRVDGLIIARAAGSAAGLLERIRAHKKPLVLLDRLAGLDVDQVGVNNTSAMAALVEHLTAQGHERILLVSGDLRVSSLRERYDGFRAAMEERGFEVPAALLCEGTVTAAATFDSVRAALRTSGPNQERPTAVLACSTLLAAGALRAVQHEGLRVPETMAFATFDGFTYSDLFQPQITTVRQPAFQLGESAVSLLLRRLENPSAPTKILRLDSDIEFRRSTSSFPLNTSTSHPVS from the coding sequence GTGGCAACCATCGTCGATGTCGCATCACTTGCAGGCGTTTCGACGTCCACTGTGTCGCACGTGCTCAACGAAACGCGGCACGTGGAACCGGAGACCAAAGAGCGGGTGATGAGTGCGGTGCAGGCCACCGGATATCGGCGCGATGTGCTGGCCCGCTCGATGCGCCGGGCCAGGACTGACTCCGTCGGCCTGGTGGTTTCGGACGCCGGGGAGCCGGCCTTCGCGGACATGGTGCACGGGGTGGAAGAAGCCGCCGCACAGAACGGCCTGTCCCTGCTGCTGGCAAACTCGGCGGAAGATCCCGCCAGGGAACGCGCGGCAGTGGAGACACTTCTGGACCGCCGGGTTGATGGCCTCATCATTGCCCGGGCTGCCGGTTCGGCGGCCGGCTTGCTGGAGCGTATCCGTGCGCACAAAAAGCCGCTGGTCCTCTTGGACCGGCTCGCGGGCCTGGACGTGGACCAAGTAGGCGTCAACAACACCTCCGCGATGGCGGCCCTGGTTGAACACCTCACCGCCCAGGGTCATGAACGGATCCTTCTGGTCTCAGGGGACCTGCGGGTCTCGTCCCTCCGCGAACGCTATGACGGTTTCCGCGCCGCCATGGAGGAGCGAGGCTTTGAGGTCCCCGCCGCCTTGCTCTGCGAAGGAACCGTAACAGCGGCGGCCACCTTTGACAGTGTCCGGGCAGCGCTGCGCACCTCCGGTCCGAACCAGGAACGTCCGACGGCGGTCCTCGCCTGCAGCACGCTGCTGGCGGCTGGTGCCTTGCGGGCGGTGCAGCACGAAGGCCTGCGGGTGCCCGAAACGATGGCGTTCGCAACCTTCGACGGGTTTACGTACTCGGACCTGTTTCAACCCCAGATCACTACGGTCCGCCAACCGGCTTTCCAGCTCGGTGAAAGCGCCGTGAGTCTACTTCTGCGACGCCTGGAGAACCCTTCCGCTCCAACCAAAATCCTTCGACTCGACTCCGACATCGAATTCCGCCGCTCCACCAGTAGCTTCCCCTTAAATACCTCGACATCACATCCCGTCAGCTAG
- a CDS encoding ABC transporter substrate-binding protein produces MRKTVRTTLAAAATAALLALTACGSSTDTATPAADGPYSAPAKDVTATISVSNWGDPGDKAVYDSVAERFKEKYPNVTVNNNFTPITTWTEYVNKLVTQAAAGQAPDVINIATEGVELGLTNELFAPLDGFLKNDPEAKSLREDIDPKLLEGFSKEGSTYLMPNTFNTMVIYYNTKMFDAAGIERPGDDWTWDEFLEISKKLTTGSGPDKVYGFAMPYYSFGITPWLYSNGTSMMSEDLKTAQLTDEKVKETVGWVRDLVTEHGVAPQPKGSDPYQLFPAGKAAMTGAGHFVTGGFEKAGFADYDILPWPQQATKSTVFGAGAFAVSKASKNKELSWEFIKMLTDQQTQKQWADAGAAVPSTKTAASSPEFLASPEHGEEFYNSLSYAKPVAAPRAYNVLDPAFMRAMDEIMSGQDIGSSLQKAQKDVEEALQQ; encoded by the coding sequence ATGAGAAAAACAGTCCGCACCACCCTCGCCGCGGCGGCAACTGCCGCCCTGCTGGCCCTGACCGCATGCGGGAGCTCCACGGACACGGCAACACCCGCAGCGGACGGCCCCTACTCCGCCCCAGCCAAGGACGTCACCGCCACCATCTCCGTCTCCAACTGGGGAGATCCTGGAGACAAAGCCGTGTACGACAGCGTGGCCGAGCGCTTCAAGGAGAAGTATCCGAACGTGACGGTGAACAACAACTTCACCCCCATCACCACTTGGACCGAATACGTCAATAAGCTGGTGACCCAGGCAGCCGCCGGGCAGGCGCCGGACGTCATTAACATCGCTACCGAGGGTGTGGAACTTGGCCTGACCAATGAGCTTTTCGCTCCCCTGGACGGCTTTCTGAAGAACGATCCTGAGGCCAAGTCCCTGCGGGAGGACATCGACCCGAAATTGCTGGAGGGGTTCAGTAAGGAGGGCTCGACCTACCTGATGCCCAACACGTTCAACACCATGGTGATCTACTACAACACCAAGATGTTCGATGCGGCCGGCATCGAGCGGCCCGGCGATGACTGGACCTGGGACGAGTTCCTGGAGATCTCCAAGAAGCTGACCACCGGTTCCGGGCCGGACAAGGTGTACGGGTTCGCCATGCCGTATTACTCCTTCGGCATCACCCCGTGGCTTTACTCCAATGGCACGTCCATGATGAGTGAGGACCTCAAAACGGCCCAGCTGACCGACGAAAAGGTCAAGGAAACCGTGGGCTGGGTCCGGGACCTCGTCACCGAGCATGGTGTGGCGCCGCAGCCGAAGGGCTCGGACCCCTACCAGCTGTTTCCCGCCGGTAAGGCGGCCATGACTGGTGCCGGACACTTCGTCACCGGCGGTTTCGAAAAGGCCGGCTTCGCCGACTACGACATCCTCCCCTGGCCGCAGCAGGCCACGAAGTCCACTGTTTTCGGCGCCGGCGCCTTCGCCGTCTCCAAGGCCTCGAAGAACAAGGAACTGTCCTGGGAGTTCATCAAGATGCTCACCGACCAGCAGACCCAGAAGCAGTGGGCCGACGCCGGCGCCGCCGTTCCGTCCACAAAGACCGCCGCTTCATCACCGGAATTCCTGGCCTCCCCTGAGCACGGTGAAGAGTTCTACAACTCCCTCTCCTACGCCAAGCCGGTGGCGGCGCCCCGCGCCTACAATGTGCTGGATCCGGCGTTCATGCGCGCAATGGACGAGATCATGTCCGGCCAGGACATCGGTTCTTCCCTTCAGAAGGCCCAGAAGGATGTTGAGGAGGCGTTGCAGCAGTGA
- a CDS encoding carbohydrate ABC transporter permease produces MTLTASKSTLPPVALPGHGGRPGRQSATRRREALTGYLFTAPTIIGFLVFVLGPLIAALYLSLTKYNILTAPKFIGFDNYARMFRDERLATTYGNTVLYVVAAVVLINGFALLFAVLINQRLPRALTYVFRSAYFFPYLVALVYVSIIWQALFQKDTGILNYYLTALGGERIDWLNSSEFSRLSVIIVDTWRNVGFAMLIFVAALQEVPKDMVEAARMDGANEWQIFRRIILPMISQATFFNITITIIGAFQIYESIIVLTRGGPGDASRSVVMYIAEVAFNKFDMGYASAIAVTLFLIIMLVTMVQFRLRKSWVNNE; encoded by the coding sequence GTGACCTTGACTGCCTCCAAAAGCACGCTGCCGCCCGTGGCCCTTCCGGGTCACGGGGGGCGGCCCGGCCGCCAAAGCGCCACCCGCCGTCGGGAAGCCCTCACCGGCTACCTTTTCACGGCACCCACGATCATCGGCTTCCTGGTCTTCGTCCTCGGCCCGCTCATCGCGGCCTTGTACCTGAGCCTCACCAAGTACAACATCCTCACCGCACCCAAATTCATCGGCTTCGACAACTACGCCCGGATGTTCCGGGACGAGCGCCTGGCCACCACCTACGGCAACACCGTCCTGTACGTCGTGGCTGCCGTGGTCCTGATCAACGGGTTTGCGCTCCTGTTCGCAGTGCTCATCAACCAGCGGCTCCCCCGGGCACTCACCTACGTGTTCCGCTCCGCCTACTTCTTCCCGTACCTGGTGGCGCTGGTGTACGTGTCCATCATCTGGCAGGCACTCTTCCAAAAAGACACGGGGATCCTGAATTACTACCTCACCGCACTGGGCGGGGAGCGGATCGACTGGCTCAACAGCTCGGAGTTCTCCAGGCTCTCGGTGATCATCGTGGATACCTGGCGGAACGTCGGCTTCGCCATGCTGATCTTCGTGGCGGCCCTGCAGGAAGTCCCCAAGGACATGGTGGAGGCCGCCCGGATGGACGGCGCCAACGAGTGGCAGATTTTCCGCCGCATCATCCTGCCGATGATCAGCCAGGCGACGTTCTTCAACATCACCATCACCATCATCGGCGCGTTCCAGATCTATGAATCGATCATTGTGCTCACCCGCGGCGGCCCCGGCGATGCCAGCCGCAGCGTGGTGATGTACATCGCCGAAGTGGCCTTCAACAAGTTCGACATGGGCTACGCCTCAGCCATCGCGGTGACCCTGTTCCTGATCATCATGCTGGTAACCATGGTGCAGTTCCGCCTAAGGAAGTCCTGGGTGAACAATGAGTAA
- a CDS encoding carbohydrate ABC transporter permease — MSNYNAVFLSRPEAGTPDARTNLRRRPLPGVGKSISVSLLILGAIGMIAPFLWMFTTSLRDASQAYDLPPQWLPTEWDWSNYAAAVSGPVPILRNMLNSAVIAIAVSIGMIITAPMAGYAFAKLEFPGRNSIFVGLLSSLMVPAQVTIIPLFLLMRTFGLLDNPLSLILPGITGALGVFLLRQFFLGLPQEIIDAARMDGATAWQTYRLIALPLAKNAVSTLGVITFLGSWNAYFAPSIFLNSTDTATLPLGLVLMLGPYGAGNVAQVMAATTIAIAPALIVFLVAQRWIIASLTQSAVKG; from the coding sequence ATGAGTAACTACAACGCGGTCTTCCTGTCCAGGCCAGAAGCCGGAACACCTGACGCACGAACAAATTTGCGACGGCGGCCCCTCCCCGGCGTCGGAAAGAGCATTTCCGTCTCGCTCCTGATCCTCGGAGCCATCGGAATGATCGCCCCCTTCCTGTGGATGTTCACGACCTCACTCCGGGACGCCAGCCAGGCCTATGATCTGCCGCCGCAGTGGCTGCCCACCGAGTGGGACTGGTCCAACTACGCCGCGGCGGTCAGCGGGCCGGTACCCATCCTGCGGAACATGCTTAACAGCGCCGTCATCGCCATCGCGGTCAGCATTGGCATGATCATCACCGCACCCATGGCCGGTTACGCCTTCGCCAAGCTGGAATTCCCGGGTCGTAACTCGATCTTCGTCGGACTGCTGTCCTCGCTGATGGTGCCGGCACAGGTGACCATCATTCCGTTGTTCCTCCTGATGCGGACCTTTGGCCTGCTGGACAACCCGCTCAGCCTGATCCTGCCCGGCATCACCGGAGCCCTGGGAGTATTCCTCCTGCGCCAGTTCTTCCTGGGCCTGCCGCAGGAAATCATCGACGCCGCCCGCATGGACGGAGCAACTGCCTGGCAAACCTACCGGCTGATCGCACTGCCACTGGCCAAAAACGCCGTCAGCACCCTCGGAGTCATCACGTTCCTCGGCAGCTGGAACGCCTACTTCGCCCCGTCCATCTTCCTCAACAGCACCGACACCGCCACCCTCCCGCTGGGCCTGGTCCTGATGCTTGGCCCCTACGGCGCCGGCAACGTGGCCCAGGTGATGGCAGCCACCACCATCGCCATCGCCCCGGCACTGATCGTCTTCCTTGTGGCCCAGCGCTGGATCATCGCCAGCCTCACCCAGTCAGCCGTCAAGGGCTAA